The sequence below is a genomic window from Deltaproteobacteria bacterium.
ACGGAGTCATGGCCTGGGAAAAAATCAAGGAAGAACGTCCCGACCTCATCGTCCTTGATGTGATGATGCCGAAGAAGAACGGTTATGTGGTTTGCGATGAACTGAAAAATGATCCCGAGTACAAGGACATCACTGTTGTTCTTCTGACGGCGGTGGGAGAGGCCGTTACCTCGACGAATTACACCCACATCGATGGGAAAACGTCCCTTGCTGACGAATTCATTCCAAAGCCCATTGATCTGGATGAACTTATGGAAATTATCCGCCATTATCTGGGT
It includes:
- a CDS encoding response regulator, encoding MGDKKLILVVDDDPDLVEAVSMKLESENFRVAKAYDGVMAWEKIKEERPDLIVLDVMMPKKNGYVVCDELKNDPEYKDITVVLLTAVGEAVTSTNYTHIDGKTSLADEFIPKPIDLDELMEIIRHYLG